In one window of Janthinobacterium sp. 1_2014MBL_MicDiv DNA:
- a CDS encoding LysR family transcriptional regulator encodes MMSMSLADLRVFCSAARQPTLGAAALELHVTPSAVSKALRRLEGAVGAPLFDRAGKQLLLNDSGRLLLARARPLLALAEQARHDVMGARGAIDARIAGPALLLWRHAAALASALDAYPQASLRLQPAFEDAALAALARGDCHAALVTQEAIAQRGGDWPASWQCTALGSMRMRLAAGRSHALAHGVPAAAACVPCSLDEVLRHVFASPTHSLLCGEERGRHADGWHGTAGRTIRYWSDDVQLLLAYVQSGRALAYLPDFAVRAHDLLGVEVADAVDCSEQVLLVWDGALAGQWLRAVAEQLLIAPI; translated from the coding sequence ATGATGAGCATGAGCCTTGCCGACCTGCGCGTGTTTTGCAGCGCCGCGCGCCAGCCGACCTTGGGCGCGGCGGCGCTGGAACTGCATGTGACGCCGTCGGCCGTGTCGAAAGCCTTGCGCCGCCTGGAGGGCGCCGTGGGCGCGCCGCTGTTCGACCGGGCCGGCAAGCAATTGCTGCTCAACGACAGCGGCCGCCTGCTGCTGGCGCGGGCGCGCCCCTTGCTGGCGCTGGCCGAGCAGGCGCGCCACGATGTGATGGGCGCGCGGGGCGCCATCGATGCCCGCATCGCCGGCCCGGCCCTGCTGCTGTGGCGCCATGCGGCGGCGCTGGCCTCGGCGCTGGACGCCTATCCGCAGGCCAGCCTGCGCCTGCAGCCCGCCTTCGAGGATGCGGCCCTGGCGGCCCTGGCGCGCGGCGATTGCCATGCGGCATTGGTGACGCAGGAAGCCATCGCCCAGCGTGGCGGCGACTGGCCCGCCAGCTGGCAATGCACGGCGCTGGGCAGCATGCGCATGCGGCTGGCGGCCGGGCGCTCGCATGCGCTGGCGCACGGCGTGCCGGCGGCGGCCGCCTGCGTGCCCTGCAGCCTGGACGAGGTCTTGCGCCATGTATTCGCCAGTCCCACGCATTCCCTGCTGTGCGGCGAGGAGCGGGGCCGCCACGCCGATGGCTGGCACGGCACGGCCGGGCGGACCATCCGCTACTGGAGCGACGACGTGCAGCTGCTGCTCGCTTATGTGCAGTCCGGCCGGGCGCTGGCCTATCTGCCGGACTTCGCCGTGCGCGCACACGATTTGCTGGGCGTCGAGGTGGCCGATGCCGTCGACTGCAGCGAGCAGGTGCTGCTCGTGTGGGATGGCGCGCTGGCAGGGCAGTGGCTGCGCGCGGTGGCTGAACAGTTGTTGATTGCACCGATTTAA
- a CDS encoding DsbA family protein → MPVLHYIFDPLCGWCYGAAPLVEAARAVPGLTVALHGGGMMTGSNRRQITPEWRGYVLPHDRRIEQLSGQPFGDAYLNGLLNDTTATMDSEPPITAILAAQDLAGKGLDMLHRLQRAHYVEGLRIADLPVLVLLAQQLGLDGAAFDAAYARQAGAATERHIAASRALLAQVGGQGFPTFVLDDGAGKLSVIDIGGFLGQPAKWQAQLGGACGAAGCAV, encoded by the coding sequence ATGCCTGTGCTGCATTACATTTTCGATCCCCTGTGCGGCTGGTGCTATGGCGCCGCGCCGCTGGTCGAGGCGGCGCGCGCCGTGCCCGGCCTGACGGTGGCGTTGCACGGCGGCGGCATGATGACGGGCAGCAATCGCCGCCAGATCACGCCCGAATGGCGCGGCTATGTGCTGCCGCATGACCGGCGCATCGAGCAGCTGTCGGGCCAGCCGTTTGGCGACGCCTACCTGAACGGCTTGCTGAACGACACCACGGCCACGATGGATTCCGAGCCGCCGATCACGGCCATCCTGGCCGCGCAAGACCTGGCCGGCAAGGGCCTGGACATGCTGCACCGCCTGCAGCGCGCCCATTACGTCGAAGGCTTGCGCATCGCCGACCTGCCCGTGCTGGTGCTGCTGGCGCAGCAGCTGGGCCTGGACGGCGCCGCCTTCGACGCCGCGTATGCGCGGCAGGCTGGCGCCGCCACCGAGCGGCATATCGCCGCCAGCCGCGCCCTGCTGGCGCAGGTGGGCGGCCAGGGCTTCCCCACGTTCGTGCTCGACGATGGCGCAGGCAAGCTGTCCGTGATCGATATCGGGGGCTTTTTGGGCCAGCCGGCGAAGTGGCAGGCGCAGCTCGGTGGCGCGTGCGGCGCCGCCGGCTGCGCTGTGTAG
- a CDS encoding MBL fold metallo-hydrolase, whose protein sequence is MFSKSITSILVATVFAAGAASAAASAPLTLDVFNPGEAAIFPVASVLVAGKHDAVLIDAQFSRAEAQKLVEKIRASGKKLTTVYISHSDPDFYFGLDVIKAAFPQAKIVATPETVAEIRRKADAKVAYWGPILKDNAPHAIVIPEALKGQRITLEGQSLDIAGPTPSRTYVWIPSIKAVVGGVVLFGNLHVWTADTQSLQSRQDWLKTLDGIAALKPVTVVPGHFKVGSPMTPDSIGFTRDYLVTFEAETAKAANSNALIAAMKQHYPALGLDGALETSAKVAKGEMKW, encoded by the coding sequence ATGTTCTCCAAATCCATTACCAGCATTCTTGTTGCCACCGTGTTTGCCGCCGGCGCCGCCTCGGCCGCCGCCAGCGCCCCATTGACCCTGGACGTGTTCAACCCGGGCGAAGCGGCCATCTTCCCCGTCGCTTCCGTGCTGGTGGCCGGCAAGCATGACGCCGTGCTGATCGACGCGCAATTCTCGCGCGCCGAAGCGCAAAAGCTGGTGGAAAAGATCCGCGCCAGCGGCAAGAAACTGACGACGGTCTACATCAGCCACAGCGACCCTGATTTTTACTTTGGCCTCGACGTGATCAAGGCTGCGTTCCCGCAGGCAAAAATCGTTGCCACGCCGGAAACCGTGGCGGAAATCCGCCGCAAGGCCGACGCCAAGGTCGCCTACTGGGGCCCGATCCTGAAAGACAATGCGCCGCACGCCATCGTCATCCCGGAAGCGCTGAAGGGCCAGCGCATCACGCTGGAAGGCCAGTCGCTGGACATCGCCGGCCCGACGCCGTCGCGCACCTATGTGTGGATCCCGTCGATCAAGGCTGTCGTCGGCGGCGTGGTGCTGTTTGGTAACTTGCACGTGTGGACGGCCGATACGCAAAGCCTGCAATCGCGCCAGGACTGGCTCAAGACCCTCGATGGCATCGCCGCGCTGAAGCCAGTGACCGTCGTGCCCGGCCACTTCAAGGTGGGCTCGCCCATGACGCCGGACAGCATCGGCTTTACGCGCGACTACCTGGTGACGTTCGAGGCGGAAACGGCGAAGGCCGCCAATTCCAACGCGCTGATCGCAGCGATGAAGCAGCACTATCCGGCGCTGGGCCTCGATGGCGCGCTGGAAACCAGCGCGAAGGTCGCCAAGGGTGAAATGAAATGGTAA
- a CDS encoding ABC transporter permease/M1 family aminopeptidase, with the protein MFAIARFEARQRLKLLSTWVYFAMFLALSMLWMAAAGGVFKEASVSFGGKFLINAPRSLAFTCSLLGCFGAVVVAAMMGRSVQQDFEYGMQHFFFSAPIRKYQYVFGRFLGAYLVLAVVFSSIVLGAWLGAWLPGIDPERLGPQRALAYLMPYAFTLLPNLFIFGAIFFVIAALTRRMLPVYISSVVMLIGYLVAPSLARDLDYKTLAALIDPFGTTALIRLTEYWPNAERNTRLVTLEGVYLLNRAIWSGFALVALLLGYWRFHFHASPDAGASKRHGEGDAPLRLSSASLATQETPDFAQRNLAALLVKLSWLNLRETIKNIYFVVIVLAGVLTMYAGALDMGSMYGTNTYPVTEKVLEMVSASFALFMLVITTFYAGELVWREREARIHLMLDALPVPNWLPLLSKLFALIGLQALLSLVIMLCGMSIQIVKGYYRLDPGLYVESLFLSHLPYYVLIAVLALFLQVLINHKYLAYFAMILYYIASVSVGSLGLGDPLLLYGSTPDFVYSAMNGAGHYVLRERWYLLYWSGAAVMLMVLSLLFWPRGAQDSWRIRLRLARHALTRPVLASFAAGLLLFVGAGGVLFYVFHVANDYKSDYARDADRASFERQYRKFAAAPQPKVTDVKLDVAIYPARRTLVVKGRYVLQNKTSLPISQILVQQDPSASMRLRFDARVHPGLDDGQLGFYSYRLAAPLAPGATLGLDFDISYAPRGIFGLGQDTPVVANGTFFTNAVLPHIGYQAQLELTDPRDRKKHGLPARERALPRDDAKGLAENYVSNDADRINFDATVSTVDGQTAIAPGMLDNDWIANGRHYFHYTMERPILNFYSIQSARYAVRHERWQDVAIDVFYHPGHEYNLDRFVRGSKEALEYYTKQFGPYQHKVLRIVEFPRYATFAQSFPNTIPYSEGLGFIAKVDDKNPKDLDYPFYVTAHEVAHQWWAHQLVGGNTRGATVLSETLAEYSALMVMKKTVGPAKMRRFLRYDLNQYLSGRSSERKKELPLAENENQAYIHYHKGSLAMYLLQDIIGEDKVNGVLRDLLASYGQKGPPYASVTALIDGLRKVTPPEQAYLIDDLFEKIVLFDNRALSATATKRSDGKYAVTVKVQAGKLIAGEQGEEQDAPLHDLIEIGVDDANGHPLLRERQRMTAREASYTVIVNGRPAKAGIDPDNKLIDRKPDDNMVTVDLAEP; encoded by the coding sequence ATGTTTGCCATCGCCCGCTTTGAAGCGCGACAGCGGCTCAAGCTGCTGTCCACCTGGGTGTATTTCGCCATGTTCCTGGCCCTGTCCATGCTGTGGATGGCGGCCGCCGGCGGCGTCTTCAAGGAAGCGAGCGTCAGTTTCGGCGGCAAGTTCCTGATCAACGCGCCGCGCTCGCTGGCATTCACGTGCAGCCTGCTGGGCTGCTTCGGCGCCGTGGTGGTGGCCGCCATGATGGGCCGCTCGGTGCAGCAGGATTTCGAGTACGGCATGCAGCATTTCTTCTTCAGTGCGCCGATCAGAAAATACCAGTATGTTTTCGGCCGCTTTCTCGGCGCCTACCTGGTGCTGGCCGTGGTGTTTTCCAGCATCGTGCTGGGCGCCTGGCTGGGCGCCTGGCTGCCCGGCATCGATCCGGAACGGCTGGGGCCGCAGCGGGCGCTGGCCTACCTGATGCCGTATGCATTCACCCTGCTGCCCAACCTGTTCATCTTTGGCGCCATCTTCTTCGTCATCGCCGCGCTGACGCGGCGCATGCTGCCCGTGTATATCAGCTCGGTGGTCATGCTGATCGGCTACCTGGTGGCGCCGTCGCTGGCGCGCGACCTCGACTACAAGACCCTGGCCGCCCTGATCGACCCCTTCGGCACGACGGCGCTGATACGCCTGACGGAATACTGGCCGAATGCGGAGCGCAATACGCGCCTGGTGACGCTGGAAGGCGTGTACCTGCTGAACCGCGCCATCTGGTCCGGCTTTGCCCTCGTGGCCTTGCTGCTCGGCTACTGGCGCTTCCACTTCCATGCCTCACCCGACGCGGGCGCCTCGAAGCGCCACGGCGAGGGCGACGCCCCGCTGCGCCTGTCGAGCGCCTCGCTGGCGACGCAGGAAACGCCGGACTTCGCGCAACGCAACCTGGCTGCCCTGCTCGTCAAGCTGAGCTGGCTGAACCTGCGCGAAACCATCAAGAACATTTATTTTGTCGTCATCGTGCTCGCCGGCGTGCTGACCATGTATGCGGGCGCGCTCGACATGGGCTCCATGTATGGCACGAACACCTATCCGGTGACGGAAAAGGTGCTGGAAATGGTCAGCGCCTCGTTCGCCCTGTTCATGCTGGTGATCACCACCTTCTATGCGGGCGAGCTGGTATGGCGCGAACGCGAAGCGCGCATCCACCTGATGCTCGACGCCCTGCCCGTGCCGAACTGGCTGCCGCTGCTGTCGAAACTGTTTGCGCTGATCGGCCTGCAAGCCTTGCTGAGCCTGGTCATCATGCTGTGCGGCATGTCGATCCAGATCGTCAAGGGCTATTACCGCCTCGATCCCGGCCTGTACGTGGAGTCGCTGTTCCTGTCGCACCTGCCCTACTACGTGCTGATCGCCGTGCTGGCCCTGTTCTTGCAGGTATTGATCAATCACAAGTACCTGGCGTATTTCGCCATGATTTTGTACTACATCGCCAGCGTCAGCGTGGGCTCGCTGGGCCTGGGCGACCCGCTCTTGCTGTACGGCAGCACACCGGACTTCGTGTACTCGGCCATGAACGGCGCCGGCCACTATGTGCTGCGCGAGCGCTGGTACCTGCTGTACTGGAGCGGCGCGGCCGTGATGCTGATGGTGCTGTCGCTGCTGTTCTGGCCCCGCGGCGCGCAGGACAGCTGGCGCATCCGCCTGCGCCTGGCCCGCCATGCGCTGACGCGGCCCGTGCTGGCCAGCTTTGCCGCGGGCCTGCTGCTCTTCGTCGGCGCCGGCGGCGTGCTGTTCTACGTCTTCCACGTGGCCAACGACTACAAGTCCGACTACGCGCGCGATGCGGACCGCGCCAGCTTCGAGCGCCAGTACCGCAAGTTTGCCGCCGCGCCGCAGCCGAAGGTGACCGACGTCAAGCTCGACGTGGCCATCTACCCGGCGCGCCGCACCCTGGTCGTCAAGGGCCGCTACGTGCTGCAAAACAAGACCAGCTTGCCGATCAGCCAGATCCTCGTGCAGCAAGACCCGAGCGCCAGCATGCGCCTGCGCTTCGATGCGCGCGTGCATCCCGGCCTCGATGACGGCCAGCTGGGCTTTTACAGCTACCGCCTGGCCGCGCCGCTGGCGCCGGGCGCCACCCTGGGCCTCGATTTCGACATCAGCTACGCGCCGCGCGGCATCTTCGGCCTGGGCCAGGACACGCCCGTGGTGGCCAACGGCACCTTCTTCACGAATGCCGTGCTGCCGCATATCGGTTACCAGGCGCAGCTGGAGCTGACGGACCCGCGCGACCGCAAGAAACACGGCTTGCCGGCGCGTGAACGGGCCCTGCCGCGCGACGATGCGAAGGGACTGGCCGAGAATTACGTCAGCAACGATGCCGACCGCATCAACTTCGACGCCACCGTCAGCACCGTCGACGGCCAGACGGCCATCGCGCCGGGCATGCTGGACAACGACTGGATCGCCAATGGCCGCCATTACTTCCATTACACGATGGAGCGGCCCATCCTGAATTTCTACTCGATCCAGTCGGCCCGCTATGCCGTCAGGCACGAACGCTGGCAGGATGTTGCCATCGACGTGTTTTACCATCCCGGACATGAGTACAACCTCGACCGCTTCGTGCGCGGCAGCAAGGAAGCGCTCGAGTATTACACGAAGCAGTTCGGCCCCTACCAGCACAAGGTGCTGCGCATCGTCGAGTTTCCCCGCTACGCCACCTTCGCGCAGTCGTTCCCGAACACCATCCCGTATTCGGAAGGACTGGGTTTTATCGCCAAGGTCGACGACAAGAATCCCAAGGACCTCGACTACCCGTTCTACGTCACGGCGCATGAAGTGGCGCACCAGTGGTGGGCGCATCAATTGGTAGGTGGCAACACGCGGGGCGCCACCGTGCTCAGCGAGACGCTGGCCGAGTATTCGGCGCTGATGGTGATGAAGAAAACCGTGGGTCCGGCCAAGATGCGCCGCTTCCTGCGCTATGACCTGAATCAATACCTGTCGGGCCGCAGCAGCGAACGCAAGAAGGAATTGCCGCTGGCCGAGAATGAAAACCAGGCCTACATCCACTACCACAAGGGCAGCCTGGCCATGTATTTGCTGCAGGACATCATCGGCGAAGACAAGGTCAACGGCGTGCTGCGCGACTTGCTCGCCAGCTACGGCCAGAAAGGCCCGCCGTACGCGAGCGTGACGGCCCTGATCGACGGCTTGCGCAAGGTCACGCCACCCGAGCAGGCTTACCTGATCGACGATCTGTTCGAGAAAATCGTGCTGTTCGACAACCGCGCCCTGTCCGCCACGGCCACCAAACGCAGCGACGGCAAGTATGCCGTCACCGTGAAGGTACAGGCGGGCAAGCTGATTGCCGGTGAGCAGGGAGAAGAACAGGATGCGCCGCTGCACGACCTGATCGAGATCGGCGTCGATGACGCGAATGGCCATCCGCTGCTGCGCGAACGCCAGCGCATGACGGCGCGCGAGGCCAGCTATACGGTGATCGTGAATGGACGGCCGGCCAAGGCCGGCATCGATCCCGACAATAAATTGATCGACCGCAAGCCGGACGACAATATGGTGACGGTCGACCTGGCCGAGCCCTGA
- a CDS encoding ABC transporter ATP-binding protein — MELQIRKLSKTYANGVVALDNVSLTIPPGMFGLLGPNGAGKSTLMRTLATLQECDSGSVFFGDYDVLDDKDEVRRMLGYLPQDFGLYPKVTAYELLDHFATLKGLSQRARRREVVDGLLQQTNLFDVRHQRLGSFSGGMRQRFGIAQALLGDPRLIIVDEPTAGLDPQERVRFHNLLSDIGEDKTVILSTHIVSDVADLCANMAIINKGHLLLCGKTQELIDEVSYKIWARFVDKKELASFQQRHAVISTRLLSGRTLIHVYSDEDPGDGFEEAIGDLEDLYFATIAGRHRVAPQCD; from the coding sequence ATGGAATTGCAGATCCGCAAATTGTCGAAAACCTACGCGAATGGCGTGGTGGCGCTGGACAACGTCTCGCTGACGATACCACCGGGCATGTTTGGCTTGCTGGGCCCGAACGGCGCCGGCAAGTCGACCCTGATGCGCACCCTGGCCACCTTGCAGGAATGCGATTCCGGCTCCGTCTTCTTCGGCGACTACGACGTGCTCGACGACAAGGACGAGGTGCGCCGCATGCTGGGCTACCTGCCGCAGGACTTCGGCCTGTACCCGAAAGTGACGGCCTACGAGCTGCTCGACCACTTTGCCACCCTGAAAGGCCTGTCGCAGCGGGCGCGCCGGCGCGAAGTGGTCGACGGCCTGCTGCAGCAAACCAATCTGTTCGACGTGCGCCACCAGCGCCTCGGCAGTTTTTCCGGCGGCATGCGCCAGCGCTTCGGCATCGCGCAAGCCCTGCTGGGCGACCCAAGACTGATCATCGTCGACGAACCGACTGCCGGCCTCGACCCGCAGGAGCGCGTGCGCTTCCATAACCTGCTGTCCGACATCGGCGAAGACAAGACGGTGATCCTGTCGACGCACATCGTGTCCGACGTGGCCGACCTGTGCGCCAACATGGCCATCATCAACAAGGGCCACTTGCTGCTGTGCGGCAAGACGCAGGAATTGATCGACGAAGTCAGCTACAAGATCTGGGCCCGCTTTGTCGACAAGAAGGAGCTGGCCAGCTTCCAGCAGCGCCACGCCGTCATTTCCACGCGCCTGCTGTCGGGCCGCACCCTGATCCACGTCTACAGCGACGAGGACCCGGGCGACGGCTTCGAGGAAGCCATCGGCGACCTGGAAGACCTGTATTTCGCCACCATTGCCGGGCGTCACCGCGTCGCCCCGCAGTGCGACTGA
- a CDS encoding ABC transporter permease: MWTIYLKELLELTRDRKTLIFTILIPIFAMPLIFGGFAYVSSNMFKNAKTAEMRYALFGKDHSPGLSARFAQQHNLREVPLASEAEIRRAIGDDSIKFALVIPPRFEDTLLQQEQAKVTLHYNSASTVDVTQQRVREIVDAYNASLRADALSALKLSPAQLAFALNPIVLERQSTADEREQMGAIIGGMVPYLLLMVCLTAAMYPAIDLGAGEKERGTLETLLLAPVPRSAIVLAKFLVLFTVGMTSAVLMVGSMGALLAIFGSSLEGHMAILVHSIGLPDLAMVTLMLVPTAAIFASLLLSISIYAKSYKEAAGLITPLMLFVILPTVAAMLPGVELNWIWAMVPLTNVSLAMKELVKGTMDYRMFGVILASTTVIAGALLMLCRWWFNRESVLFRN, from the coding sequence ATGTGGACCATCTATCTGAAAGAATTGCTGGAACTGACGCGCGACCGCAAGACGCTGATCTTCACGATCCTCATTCCCATCTTCGCCATGCCGCTGATCTTTGGCGGCTTTGCCTATGTCTCGAGCAATATGTTCAAGAATGCCAAGACGGCGGAAATGCGCTACGCCCTGTTCGGCAAGGACCATTCACCGGGCCTGAGCGCGCGTTTCGCCCAGCAGCACAACCTGCGCGAAGTGCCGCTGGCCAGCGAGGCCGAGATACGCCGCGCCATCGGCGACGACAGCATCAAGTTCGCGCTGGTCATTCCGCCGCGCTTTGAAGATACCTTGCTGCAACAGGAACAGGCGAAGGTCACCTTGCATTACAACAGCGCCAGCACGGTCGATGTGACCCAGCAGCGGGTGCGCGAGATCGTCGACGCCTACAACGCCAGCCTGCGCGCCGACGCCCTGTCGGCGCTCAAGCTCAGCCCGGCCCAGCTGGCCTTCGCCCTCAACCCCATCGTGCTCGAGCGGCAATCGACGGCCGACGAGCGCGAGCAGATGGGCGCCATCATCGGCGGCATGGTGCCCTACCTGCTGCTGATGGTGTGCCTGACGGCGGCCATGTATCCGGCCATCGACCTGGGTGCCGGCGAAAAGGAACGGGGCACGCTGGAAACCCTGCTGCTGGCGCCCGTGCCGCGCAGCGCCATCGTGCTGGCCAAGTTCCTCGTGCTGTTTACCGTCGGCATGACCTCGGCCGTGCTGATGGTGGGCAGCATGGGCGCCCTGCTGGCCATCTTCGGCAGTTCGCTGGAAGGCCACATGGCCATCCTCGTGCATAGCATCGGCTTGCCCGACCTGGCCATGGTGACCCTGATGCTGGTGCCGACGGCCGCCATCTTCGCCTCGCTGCTGCTGTCGATCTCGATCTATGCGAAAAGCTACAAGGAAGCGGCCGGCCTGATCACGCCGCTGATGCTGTTTGTCATCCTGCCCACGGTGGCGGCCATGCTGCCCGGCGTCGAGCTGAACTGGATCTGGGCCATGGTGCCGCTGACGAATGTCTCGCTGGCCATGAAGGAGCTGGTGAAAGGCACCATGGATTACCGCATGTTCGGCGTGATCCTCGCCTCGACCACGGTCATCGCGGGCGCGCTGCTGATGCTGTGCCGCTGGTGGTTTAACCGGGAATCGGTTTTGTTCCGCAACTGA
- a CDS encoding catalase, with protein sequence MSQQSPFSTASGIPVADNQNSISAGPRGPLLLQDFHLIEKLQHFNRERIPERVVHAKGSGAYGTFTVTHDISRYTKAKLFAEVGKQTATFARFSTVGGERGSADTERDPRGFAVRFYTEEGNWDLVGNNTPMFFIKDPIKFPDFVHTQKRDPRSNLKSAEMMFDFWSHAPESLHQVTMLFSDRGTPDGYRHMDGFGSHTYSLINADGQRVYVKWHFKTRQGIRNLSAAEAGRLAGDDPDYAQRDLFGAIARGDFPQWEVKLQVATQEQLYAWEQRTGWNPFDLTKVWPHADFPLLPVGIFELNRNPDNYHAEVEQAAFSPANAVPGMGYSPDKMLQGRLFAYHDAQLYRVGTNHQHLPVNAARCPFHNQQRDGSMAISNGGAAQNYANVAAAGTQPQGLGHGEPALALDGGAARYDGRGAEDDYTQAGNLFRLMSAQARQNLFDNLAGPLSQVRAETLQRQLGHFDRADAAYGAGVRAALAARGVAL encoded by the coding sequence ATGAGCCAACAGTCGCCATTCAGCACCGCCTCGGGCATTCCCGTCGCCGACAACCAGAATTCCATCAGCGCCGGCCCCCGCGGCCCCTTGCTGCTGCAAGACTTCCACCTGATCGAAAAACTCCAGCATTTCAACCGCGAGCGCATTCCCGAGCGCGTCGTGCACGCGAAAGGCTCGGGCGCCTACGGCACCTTTACCGTCACGCATGACATCTCGCGCTACACCAAGGCGAAATTGTTTGCCGAAGTGGGCAAGCAGACGGCCACCTTCGCCCGCTTTTCCACGGTCGGCGGCGAGCGCGGCAGTGCCGACACGGAACGCGACCCGCGCGGTTTCGCCGTGCGCTTTTATACGGAAGAGGGCAACTGGGATTTGGTCGGCAATAACACGCCGATGTTCTTCATCAAGGACCCGATCAAGTTCCCCGATTTCGTCCACACGCAAAAGCGCGATCCGCGCAGCAATTTGAAATCGGCAGAGATGATGTTCGACTTCTGGAGCCATGCGCCGGAAAGCTTGCACCAGGTCACCATGCTGTTCTCGGACCGCGGCACGCCGGACGGCTACCGTCACATGGATGGCTTCGGCAGCCACACGTATAGCCTGATCAATGCCGACGGCCAGCGCGTGTATGTGAAATGGCACTTCAAGACGCGCCAGGGCATCCGTAACCTGTCCGCGGCGGAAGCGGGCCGTCTGGCGGGAGACGACCCCGACTATGCCCAGCGCGACCTGTTCGGCGCCATCGCGCGCGGCGATTTCCCGCAGTGGGAAGTCAAGCTGCAGGTGGCGACGCAGGAGCAACTTTATGCATGGGAGCAACGCACGGGCTGGAACCCGTTCGACTTGACGAAGGTGTGGCCGCATGCGGACTTCCCGCTGCTGCCCGTGGGGATTTTCGAGCTGAACCGCAATCCCGACAATTACCATGCGGAAGTCGAGCAAGCGGCGTTTTCGCCGGCCAACGCCGTGCCGGGCATGGGGTATTCGCCGGACAAGATGCTGCAAGGCCGGCTGTTCGCCTACCACGACGCCCAGCTGTACCGGGTCGGCACCAACCACCAGCACTTGCCCGTGAATGCGGCCCGCTGCCCCTTCCATAACCAGCAGCGCGACGGCAGCATGGCGATCAGCAATGGCGGCGCGGCGCAAAACTATGCGAACGTGGCGGCGGCAGGCACGCAGCCGCAAGGCCTGGGCCATGGCGAGCCGGCGCTGGCGCTGGATGGCGGCGCGGCGCGCTACGATGGCCGCGGCGCGGAAGATGATTACACGCAGGCAGGCAATCTGTTCCGCCTGATGTCGGCCCAGGCCAGACAGAACCTGTTCGATAACCTGGCAGGACCGTTGAGCCAGGTGCGCGCGGAAACCCTGCAGCGTCAACTCGGGCATTTCGACCGGGCCGATGCCGCGTATGGCGCCGGCGTGCGGGCGGCGCTGGCGGCGCGCGGCGTAGCGCTGTAA